GTCGACATCACGCTCTGGGGACTTTCGCTGGCGCTCGAATTCGCCGCCCTCGTGATCCTGCGGCAGCGGGAACCGGAGCTTCCGCGTCCGTTCCGCGTGCCGGGGCCTACATGGGTCGCCGTCGCACTCGGCAGCGGCCCCATTCTGCTCACAGCCTTTGCGCTGTACGTTTCAAGAACGGAAAAAGTAGGCAGCATCCCCGCACTGGCCTTCACGCTCGGCATCGCAGCGCTCGGTGCGCCGTTCTACCTCCTCGCCAAATTTACGCAGCAGCGAACGAGGTCCTAGCCGGTTGTTAGTGAACTGCACCTTCAGGCGCAGCGCTTTGGCCCGGACGATTTCCGCTCAACAGAAACGCACACAGCACCATGCCGCAGGCCATCCATCCCAGCATCATGTAGACATCCGCATAGCCCTGCACCGCAGCCTGCTGGTTCAACTGCTGATAGATCAGGGCCTGCCCGACGGGATTCCCCTGGGGCGTTGCCATACCCGCCGCACTTCCTCCACCAGCCGCTGCTCCTAAGGAGTTGGCGTACTGTGTGAACACCGCACTTCCGCTCTGCATGCTCTCCTGCAGACGCGCCTGATGGAAAAGCGAACGGTTCGTCACCTGCGCCCCGGTCACCGCGATGAAGATACTTCCGCCCACGTTGCGCACAAAGTTGATGATGCCCGACACCTGATTACTCGCCTCGCGCGGCAGACCGATGTACGCCGCATTCGTGATCGCGATGAAGCAGAACGGAATCGGCAACACCTGGATCACGCGCAGTACGGAAGCAAAGCCAAAGCTGATCCCCAGCGAAAGATGCGTGGCCGTGTAGTAGTACGAGATCGCAAACATGGCGAAGCCAAGCACCAGCAGATTGCGCGCCGGAAATCTTCCCGTGGCAATACCCGCCAACGGCATCACTACCACCAGCGAAAGGCCGCCCCACGTAAGAGCTTCGCCCGCAACCGTTGCCGTGTAGCCCAGCTGCCCCTGCAGAAATTGCGGCTGCAGGACCGTCGAAGCATTGAGCACACCGCCTACCAGGATCATCAGTCCACAGCAGATCGCGAAGTTTTTGAATTTGAAGAGCTTCAAATTCATGATCGGGTTCTTTACCCGCCACTCCCACCAGATCAACGAAACCAGACCGACCACAAACATCACGCCAAAGGTGCGGATAAAATTCGACGCAAACCAGTCGTTCTCCTCACCCTTGTCCAGCATGATCTGCATGCCGCCCATCGCCAGCGTCAGCAGACCCAGACCGATGTAGTCCAGTTTGAAGAGATTACTGCGATCGGCCTTGATCCATGGCGGATCGTCGACCAGCCGCGTGACCAATACCAACGCAAGCAAGCCCACAGGAATATTGATGTAGAAGATCCATCGCCAGGAGTAGTTGTCCGTAATCCAACCGCCCAGCGTGGGGCCAATCGACGGCGCCAGCACGGCCACCAAACCGTAGAGAGAAAAGGCAAGACCGCGCTTCCTGGGCTCGAACGAGTCGGCCATGATGGCCTGCGCCATCGGCTGCAGACCTCCGCCTCCCAGGCCTTGCAGAATCCGGAAGAGCAAAAGCAATGGCAAAGTGGGCGCTATGCCACACAAAAAACTGGCAATCGTAAAGATCACGATGCAGAGCATGAAGAAGTTCTTCCGGCCGATGACGCTCGAAGCCCAACCCCCCACCGGCAGAATAATGGCATTCGCCACAAGATAGCTGGTCAGGACCCACGTGCCCTGGTCGGGACTCGCTCCCAGGGTTCCGGAGATATGGGGAAGGGCCACGTTCGCAATGGAAGTATCCAGCACCTCCATGAATGCAGCCAGAGCCACCGTGGCCGCGATCAGCCATGGATTCGCCCTTGGCTTCCAGTCAGCCTGTGCCTCTACCTTTTCACTCATGCTCTATCCCTACAGGTATTACCTGTCTTTGAAAGCTGCTTTGAACTTGTTCCCACCCGACGGCCTACCTCTTCGATGAGATTTCTTCTCCTCCGGGATGTGTTGCGATTTCGCATTAAATGCGACGGGCCGCCTATATGGCGGCCCGCTGCGAGATAAGGAGTAGGAACGCTTATATTTTGGTTCCATTCTTGAAAGCCGCCATGGACTTCTTAATAACTTCGTGCGCGTACGCCGTGTCACGCCAGCCCTTGATCTCCACTTTCTTGCCTTCGAGATCCTTGTAAGTGGAAAAGAAGTGGATAATCTCCTTCAGTTT
This genomic stretch from Terriglobus saanensis SP1PR4 harbors:
- a CDS encoding DHA2 family efflux MFS transporter permease subunit, with protein sequence MSEKVEAQADWKPRANPWLIAATVALAAFMEVLDTSIANVALPHISGTLGASPDQGTWVLTSYLVANAIILPVGGWASSVIGRKNFFMLCIVIFTIASFLCGIAPTLPLLLLFRILQGLGGGGLQPMAQAIMADSFEPRKRGLAFSLYGLVAVLAPSIGPTLGGWITDNYSWRWIFYINIPVGLLALVLVTRLVDDPPWIKADRSNLFKLDYIGLGLLTLAMGGMQIMLDKGEENDWFASNFIRTFGVMFVVGLVSLIWWEWRVKNPIMNLKLFKFKNFAICCGLMILVGGVLNASTVLQPQFLQGQLGYTATVAGEALTWGGLSLVVVMPLAGIATGRFPARNLLVLGFAMFAISYYYTATHLSLGISFGFASVLRVIQVLPIPFCFIAITNAAYIGLPREASNQVSGIINFVRNVGGSIFIAVTGAQVTNRSLFHQARLQESMQSGSAVFTQYANSLGAAAGGGSAAGMATPQGNPVGQALIYQQLNQQAAVQGYADVYMMLGWMACGMVLCAFLLSGNRPGQSAAPEGAVH